The proteins below come from a single Pogoniulus pusillus isolate bPogPus1 chromosome 39, bPogPus1.pri, whole genome shotgun sequence genomic window:
- the CELSR2 gene encoding cadherin EGF LAG seven-pass G-type receptor 2 isoform X4, with protein MGAPPARGAALPVLLPVLLLLLPAPGPGSATSAATATCPHGVILPLLQPRRGTGDSGGSGGTGDSGAERPSPSTDASSGTGDSGGDRTSSGIGGNENHGGVGTAPGSGASSGGGRGGGAQGTGGTESPAGAEDTQGHGGIWSSGGTGGTGSTEGTGGTGGAGRTGGTQVPGQPRSSRGTEHAGGTGNTNPPAGSGSSRDAGDTQVPGSSRDAGRTGETGKFPRDTRRVPGDARDPGGTGETGKVPRSSRKVPRNARDTAPAGGTGAVPAGTERDAGHARDIGSIPRDTSNRGPAGDTGNAPGAVRSTGKVPRDTGGTGETGRAPGGARNSRNAAATGETHTAPRGTSKVLKGTSEVPGGTRKAPRGTRGAEEMLDVGHPPATGATSSLPSQQRSRRSPNTAPQFQPSSYQASVGENRPAGTAVTQVTAVDMDEGEAGQLRYAMAALFDSRSDALFSMDPATGTVTTAAPLDRESKSTHVFRVTATDRGTPRRSAMATLTVTVMDANDHDPAFEQAEYRESVRENLEVGYEVLTVRATDGDAGPNANVLYRLLNGVGVNEVFEIDPRSGVIRTRGPVDREAVEAFELLVEATDQGQEPGPRSATATVRIAVEDDNDNAPQFSEKRYVAQVPEDVAPNSAVLRVTATDRDKGSNALVHYSIVSGNTRGHFYIDAQTGALDVVSPLDYEVTKEFTLRIRAQDGGRPPLSNISGLVTVQVLDVNDNAPIFVSTPFQATVLENVPVGYSVIHVQAIDADSGDNGRLVYTLLETGAGFPFTINNSTGWIVVASELDREVVDFYSFEVEAQDQGSPPMASSASVSVTILDVNDNSPEFTQREYSARLNEDAAVGSSVLTVSAVDRDANSVITYQISSGNTRNRFAITSQSGGGLISLALPLDYKLERQYLLTITASDGTRQDTAQVVVNVTDANTHRPVFQSSHYTVNVNEDRPVGTTVVVISATDEDTGENARITYLMEDSIPQFRIAAETGAVTTQMELDYEDQVSYTLAITARDNGIPQKSDTTYLEILVSDVNDNAPQFLHDSYQGSVYEDVAAFTSVLQVSATDRDSGLNGRVFYTFQGGDDGDGDFIIESTSGIVRTLRRLDRENVPLYTLRAFAVDKGVPAKRTPVEIQVTVLDVNDNPPVFERDEFDIFVEENSPIGLVVARITATDPDEGTNAQIMYQIVEGNIPEVFQLDIFSGELTALADLDYETKAEYVMVVQATSAPLVSRATVHVRLRDANDNSPQLKNFEILFNNYITNRSGSFPGGVIGRIPAHDPDVSDSLTYAFEQGNELNLVLLDPRSGDLRLSPALDNNRPLEAVMRVSVSDGVHSATAQCTLRVTVITDEMLSNSITLRLADMSQERFLSPLLSRFLEAVATVLATPRHRVVLFNIQTDTDVGTAARILNVSLSVLLPSSGHGARFFSSEELQERLYLNRSLLATISAQRVLPFDDNICLREPCENYLRCVSVLQFDSSAPFLASDTILFRPIHPVTGLRCRCPPGFTGDYCETEIDLCYSSPCGSHGHCRSREGGYTCECHEDFTGEHCELSARGGRCAPGVCRNGGTCLNLLVGGFRCQCPPGHYEKPFCTMSTRSFPPHSFLTFRGLRQRFHFTLALTFATKERDGLLLYNGRFNERHDFVALEIVGEQVQLTFSAGETTTTVSPFVPGGVSDGQWHRVQLHYYNKPVLGRSGLPQGPSEQKVAVVTVDDCDTAMALRFGAHLGNYSCAAQGTQSGSKKSLDLTGPLLLGGVPTLPESFPIRSRHFVGCMRHLRIDQRPLDMAAFIANNGTVPGCPAKKTLCDANTCHNGGTCVHEWDTFSCRCPLGFGGKTCQEEMANPQRFLGSSRVSWSGLALPITLPWHLGLMFRTRHPRGLLLRASAGPRATLTLQLSEGQAEAGIWQGGSRLAWLRLPNAKVNDGDWHHLQLELRGAPGRAPPATLLLLALDYGRHQAVADLAGELQGLRLRALSVGGVAGDGGTVEQGFRGCLQGVSVGEPAGGAVALSVAQAAQVNVEGGCALPDPCDSGPCPPHSYCSDDWDSFSCRCHPGYFGDSCVNACALNPCQSPATCARKPGTAHGYTCECPQGHFGPYCEHKEAQPCPRGWWGHPTCGPCSCDVTKGFDPDCNKTTGECRCKENHYRPVGSEWCLPCECYPTGSLSRRCDATSGQCPCKGGVIGRHCDRCDNPFAEVTASGCEVNYDSCPRAIEASIWWPRTRFGLPAAAPCPRGSVGTAVRHCDEHKGWLPPNLFNCSSLAFAALRAWAERLSRNESRLDVAQSRRVALQLREATRHTPAYFGSDLRLAYGLATRLLRHESAQRGFRLAATQDAHFTENLLRVGSALLDTSNKRHWELIQQTEGGTAWLLKHFEDYASALAQNMPQTYLSPFTIVTPNIVVSVVRLDKGSLAGARLPRYEALRGEKPPDLETTVILPDSVFRAPEGRHPSAGHGQPPQGTGGQEEEAEEAEEEEEEEVALVTRQKRHPALGEGQAIASLIIYRTLAGLLPQHYDSDKRSLRVPKRPVINTPVVSISVHAAGAGALRAPLPKPITLQFRLLETQERSKPICVFWNHSLLAGGAGGWSARGCEVAFRNRSHVSCQCHHLTSFAVLMDISRRENGEILPLAALTYASLGVGLAGLLLAVLALGGPRGPRSNRHGIRRHAATALLLAQLVFLLGINQADLPLACTVVAILLQFLYLSAVGWALLEGLHLYRRRSEPRHVDRGPMRFYHVLGWGLPAFITGLAVGLDPEGYGNPDFCWLSIHDSLVWSLAGPIAAAVAIGILFLVLAARATCATPQGFEKKGTASGLRTAAAVLALPSLSWLLALLAVNSDALLLHYLFAVSNCLQGPLIFLFCVVLSKEVRRSLRLSCARTRGPDPALATKSTLTPAYGCDSTYVAGRLYPAPLGGSTGSLPSTGKSHHSYIPFVRREDSGLAGSPGQRALAEAGGLFLDAQDQPEEHDSDSDSDLSLEEEHSSFGSSPSSDSADEAAPDAWDPLPAPPLPSAPGRPYWPGEFVTTASDSEGPGGTELLRVEGPPRGDPPRPNGETLPPLLPLPHPHKGILKKKSLPPISERGSTQRPGAPPGSPGSEGSRAGGVPAAAPGGAVAPRPRQSLREQLRGVTPIAMSIRAGTADEDSSGSEFLFFNFLH; from the exons ATGGGCGCTCCGCCCGCCCGCGGGGCCGCGCTCCCGGTGCTGCTcccggtgctgctgctgctgctgcccgcacCGGGACCCGGCTCCGCCACCAGCGCCGCCACCGCCACCTGCCCGCACGGCGTAATCCTGCCGCTGCTCCAGCCCCGCCGCGGCACCGGGGACAGCGGCGGCTCCGGCGGCACCGGGGACAGCGGCGCAGAGAGGCCCTCACCGAGCACCGACGCTTCCAGCGGCACCGGGGACAGCGGCGGCGACCGAACCTCCTCGGGCATCGGAGGGAATGAGAACCACGGCGGCGTCGGGACCGCACCGGGCAGCGGCGCTTCCAGCGGGGGCGGTCGCGGCGGCGGGGCCCAAGGAACCGGCGGCACCGAGAGCCCCGCGGGCGCTGAGGATACTCAAGGCCACGGAGGCATCTGGAGCAGCGGAGGCACCggaggcactgggagcactgaaGGCACTGGGGGTACTGGGGGCGCTGGGCGCACTGGGGGCACCCAAGTTCCTGgccagcccaggagcagcaggggcacCGAGCATGCCGGCGGCACCGGGAACACCAACCCCCCCgcgggcagcggcagcagcagggatgctggggaCACGCAAGTGCCCGGGAGCAGCAGGGACGCTGGACGGACTGGAGAGACTGGAAAATTCCCTAGGGACACCAGGAGAGTCCCCGGCGACGCCAGGGATCCTGGAGGAACTGGGGAGACTGGAaaagtgcccaggagcagcaggaaggtcCCCAGGAACGCCAGGGACACTGCGCCTGCCGGCGGCACCGGCGCGGTCCCTGCAGGCACCGAGAGGGATGCTGGACATGCCCGGGACATTGGGAGCATCCCTAGGGACACCAGCAACAGAGGACCTGCTGGGGACACTGGGAATGCCCCTGGGGCCGTGAGGAGCACCGGGAAAGTCCCCAGGGACACCGGAGGAACCGGGGAGACCGGAAGGGCCCCCGGGGGTGCCAGGAACAGCAGGAATGCTGCAGCGACTGGAGAGACCCACACAGCCCCCAGGGGCACCAGCAAAGTCCTCAAGGGCACCAGCGAAGtccctgggggcaccagaaaAGCCCCCAGGGGCACCAGGGGTGCTGAGGAGATGCTGGACGTTGGGCACCCCCCAGCCactggtgccaccagcagcctgccgAGCCAGCAGCGCTCCCGCCGCAGCCCCAACACCGCCccccagttccagccctccagctACCAGGCCTCGGTGGGGGAGAACCGCCCAGCGGGCACGGCGGTGACACAGGTGACAGCGGTGGACATGGACGAGGGGGAGGCAGGGCAGCTGCGCTATGCCATGGCCGCCCTCTTCGACAGCCGCTCCGACGCCCTCTTCTCCATGGACCCTGCCACCGGCACCGTCACCACCGCCGCGCCCCTGGACCGCGAGAGCAAGAGCACCCACGTCTTCCGGGTGACGGCCACCGACCGCGGCACGCCCCGGCGCAGCGCCATGGCCACCTTGACGGTGACGGTGATGGACGCCAACGACCACGACCCGGCCTTCGAGCAGGCTGAGTACCGGGAGAGCGTGCGGGAGAACCTGGAGGTGGGCTACGAGGTGCTGACGGTGCGGGCCACCGACGGCGACGCCGGCCCCAACGCCAACGTCCTCTACCGGCTCCTCAATGGCGTAGGCGTCAACGAGGTCTTCGAGATCGACCCGCGCTCGGGCGTCATCCGCACCCGTGGCCCCGTGGACCGCGAGGCAGTGGAGGCCTTTGAGCTGTTGGTGGAGGCCACGGATCAAGGGCAGGAGCCAGGCCCCCGCAGCGCCACGGCCACCGTCCGTATCGCGGTGGAGGACGACAACGACAACGCGCCACAGTTCAGTGAGAAGCGCTACGTGGCGCAGGTGCCCGAGGATGTGGCGCCCAACTCAGCCGTGCTGCGGGTGACAGCCACTGACCGCGACAAGGGCAGCAACGCCCTGGTGCACTACAGCATCGTCAGCGGCAACACCCGCGGCCACTTCTACATCGATGCCCAGACGGGGGCCCTGGACGTGGTCAGCCCCTTGGACTATGAGGTCACCAAGGAGTTCACCCTGAGGATCCGGGCGCAGGACGGCGGCCGCCCGCCCCTCTCCAACATCAGTGGCCTGGTCACCGTCCAGGTGCTGGATGTCAATGACAATGCCCCCATCTTTGTCAGCACCCCCTTCCAGGCCACCGTGCTGGAGAACGTCCCCGTGGGCTACTCTGTCATCCACGTCCAAGCCATCGACGCTGACTCGGGTGACAACGGGCGGTTGGTCTACACCCTGCTGGAGACTGGCGCCGGCTTCCCCTTCACCATCAATAACAGCACCGGGTGGATCGTGGTGGCCTCCGAGCTGGACCGAGAGGTGGTGGACTTCTACAGCTTCGAGGTGGAGGCGCAGGACCAGGGCAGCCCTCCCATGGCCTCCTCAGCCAGCGTCAGCGTCACCATCCTGGACGTCAATGACAACAGCCCTGAATTCACGCAGCGGGAGTACAGCGCCCGCCTGAACGAGGACGCGGCGGTGGGCAGCAGCGTCCTCACCGTCTCCGCCGTCGACCGCGACGCCAACAGCGTCATCACCTACCAGATCTCCAGCGGCAACACCCGCAACCGCTTCGCCATCACCAGCCAGAGCGGGGGGGGGCTcatctctcttgccctgcccctGGACTACAAGCTGGAGCGCCAATACCTCCTCACCATCACTGCCTCCGATGGCACCCGCCAGGACACTGCCCAAGTGGTGGTCAATGTCACCGACGCCAACACCCACCGGCCGGTCTTCCAGAGCTCCCACTACACCGTCAACGTCAACGAGGACCGGCCAGTGGGCACCACGGTGGTGGTGATCAGCGCCACGGACGAGGACACGGGGGAGAACGCCCGCATCACCTACCTGATGGAGGACAGCATCCCCCAGTTCCGCATCGCCGCCGAGACGGGGGCGGTCACCACGCAGATGGAGCTGGACTACGAGGACCAAGTGTCCTACACGCTGGCCATCACGGCACGGGACAACGGCATCCCCCAGAAGTCTGACACCACCTACCTGGAGATCCTGGTGAGCGACGTCAACGACAACGCACCCCAGTTCCTCCACGACTCCTACCAGGGCTCTGTCTACGAGGACGTGGCTGCCTTCACCAGCGTCCTCCAGGTCTCTGCCACCGACCGCGACTCGGGGCTCAATGGCCGAGTCTTCTACACCTTCCAAGGGGGCGACGATGGGGATGGCGACTTCATCATCGAGTCCACCTCCGGCATCGTGCGCACCCTGCGCCGCCTGGACCGGGAGAACGTGCCGCTCTACACCCTGCGCGCCTTCGCCGTCGACAAGGGGGTCCCGGCCAAGAGGACGCCGGTGGAGATCCAAGTGACGGTGCTGGACGTCAACGACAACCCTCCCGTCTTCGAGCGGGACGAGTTTGACATCTTTGTGGAGGAGAACAGCCCCATTGGGCTGGTGGTGGCCAGGATCACTGCCACCGACCCCGACGAGGGCACCAACGCCCAGATCATGTACCAGATCGTGGAGGGCAACATCCCAGAGGTCTTCCAGCTGGACATCTTCTCCGGCGAGCTCACCGCCTTGGCCGACCTGGACTACGAGACCAAGGCCGAGTACGTCATGGTGGTCCAAGCCACCTCGGCGCCCCTGGTCAGCCGCGCCACCGTCCACGTGCGCCTGCGCGACGCCAACGACAACAGCCCCCAGCTGAAGAACTTCGAGATCCTCTTCAACAACTACATCACCAACCGCTCCGGCAGCTTCCCCGGGGGCGTCATCGGCCGCATCCCCGCCCACGACCCCGACGTCTCCGACAGCCTCACCTACGCCTTCGAGCAGGGCAACGAACTCAacctggtgctgctggacccCCGCAGCGGGGACCTGCGCCTCAGCCCCGCCCTGGACAACAACCGCCCGCTGGAGGCCGTCATGAGGGTCTCCGTCTCAG ACGGGGTGCACAGTGCGACGGCGCAGTGCACGCTGCGGGTGACAGTGATCACGGACGAGATGCTGAGCAACAGCATCACCTTGCGCCTGGCCGACATGTCCCAGGAGCGCTTCCTCTCGCCGCTCCTCAGCCGCTTCCTGGAGGCGGTTGCCACCGTCCTGGCCACCCCTCGCCACCGCGTCGTCCTCTTCAACATCCAGACGGACACCGACGTGGGGACGGCCGCCCGCATCCTCAACGTCAGCCTGTcggtgctgctgccctcctcggGGCACGGCGCCCGCTTCTTCTCCTccgaggagctgcaggagaggctcTACCTTAACCgctccctgctggccaccatcTCTGCCCAGCGCGTCCTGCCCTTCGACGACAACATTTGCCTGCGGGAGCCGTGCGAGAACTACCTGCGCTGCGTCTCGGTGCTGCAGTTCGACAGCTCCGCTCCCTTCCTGGCCTCCGACACCATCCTCTTCCGCCCCATCCACCCTGTCACCGGCCTGCGCTGCCGCTGCCCGCCCGGCTTCACCGGCGACTACTGCGAGACCGAGATCGACCTCTGCTACTCCAGCCCCTGCGGCAGCCACGGCCACTGCCGCAGCCGCGAGGGAGGCTACACCTGCGAGTGCCACGAGGACTTCACCG GCGAACACTGCGAGctgagtgccaggggaggtcgctgtgccccaggggtttGCCGCAACGGCGGCACCTGCCTGAACCTGCTGGTGGGGGGGTTCCGGTGCCAGTGCCCGCCCGGGCACTACGAGAAGCCTTTCTGCACCATGAGCACGCGCAgcttccccccccactcctTCCTCACCTTCCGCGGCCTGCGCCAGCGCTTCCACTTCACCCTCGCCCTGAC GTTTGCCACCAAGGAGCGGGATGGGCTCCTGCTCTACAATGGGCGCTTCAACGAGCGGCACGACTTCGTGGCACTGGAGATCGTGGGCGAGCAGGTCCAGCTCACCTTCTCGGCAG GTGAGACCACCACCACAGTGTCCCCCTTTGTGCCCGGTGGCGTCAGCGATGGGCAGTGGCACCGTGTCCAGCTTCACTACTACAACAAG CCGGTGCTGGGGCGCTCGGGGCTGCCCCAGGGCCCCTCGGAGCAGAAGGTGGCAGTGGTGACCGTGGACGACTGCGACACGGCCATGGCGCTGCGCTTCGGTGCCCACCTGGGCAACTACTCCTGCGCCGCGCAGGGCACCCAGTCCGGCAGCAAGAA GTCGCTGGACCTGACGGGgccgctgctgctggggggggtccCGACCCTGCCCGAGAGCTTCCCGATCCGCAGCCGCCACTTCGTGGGCTGCATGCGGCACCTGCGCATCGACCAGCGCCCGCTCGACATGGCCGCGTTCATCGCCAACAACGGCACCGTGCCCG gctgccctgccaAGAAGACCCTGTGTGATGCCAACACATGTCACAACGGTGGCACCTGTGTGCACGAGTGGGACACCTTCAGCTGCCGCTGCCCGCTGGGCTTCGGGGGCAAGACCTGCCAGGAAG AGATGGCAAACCCACAGCGgttcctgggcagcagcagggtgtcCTGGAGCGGGTTGGCACTGCCCatcaccctgccctggcacctggGGCTCATGTTCCGCACTCGCCACCCccgggggctgctgctgagggccagCGCGGGGCCCCGTGCCACCCTCACCCTGCAG ctgagtgaggggcaggcagaggctggcatctggcagggggggtccCGCCTGGCATGGCTGCGGCTGCCCAACGCCAAGGTCAACGACGGCGACTGGCACCACCTTCAGCTGGAGCTGCGGGGGGCACCCGGCCGTGCCccccctgccaccctcctcctccttgccctCGACTACGGCCGCCACCAG GCGGTGGCAGACCTGGCcggggagctgcaggggctgcggCTGCGGGCACTGAGCGTGGGGGGGGTGGCAGGCGACGGTGGCACCGTGGAGCAGGGGTTCCGGGGGTGCCTGCAG GGCGTGAGCGTGGGCGAGCCGGCAGGCGGCGCCGTGGCACTGAGCgtggcacaggcagcacaggtgaacgtggagggaggctgtgccctgcccgACCCCTGCGACTCggggccgtgcccaccccacAGCTACTGCAGTGACGACTGGGACAGCTTCTCCTGCCGCTGCCACCCTG GTTACTTCGGTGACAGCTGTGTCAATGCCTGTGCTCTCAACCCCTGCCAGTCCCCTGCCACCTGTGCCCGCAAGCCAGGCACAGCACATGGGTACACCTGCGAGTGCCCCCAGGGGCACTTCGGGCCCTACTGCGAGCACAA GGAGGCACAGCCGTGCCCGCGGGGCTGGTGGGGCCACCCCACCTGCGGCCCCTGCAGCTGCGACGTCACCAAAGGCTTCGACCCTGACtgcaacaagacgacaggagaGTGCCGCTGCAAg GAGAACCACTACCGCCCGGTGGGCAGCGAGTGGTGCCTGCCCTGCGAGTGCTACCCCACCGGCTCCCTGTCGCGCCGCTGCGATGCCACCAGTGGGCAGTGCCCCTGCAAGGGTGGCGTCATCGGGCGCCACTGCGACCGCTGCGACAACCCCTTCGCCGAGGTGACTGCCAGCGGCTGCGAAG tCAACTATGACAGCTGCCCCCGTGCCATCGAGGCCAGCATCTGGTGGCCACGTACCCGCTTCGGGCTGCCAGCcgctgccccctgccccaggGGCTCTGTCG GCACGGCCGTGCGGCACTGTGACGAGCACAAGGGCTGGCTGCCGCCCAACCTCTtcaactgcagctccctggcattTGCTGCCCTGCGCGCCTGG GCGGAGCGGCTGTCGCGGAACGAGTCCCGGCTGGACGTGGCACAGTCCCGGCGGGTGGCACTGCAGCTGCGGGAGGCCACCAGGCACACCCCAGCCTACTTCGGCAGCGACCTGCGGCTGGCATACGGCCTGGCAACGCGGCTGCTGCGCCACGAGAGTGCCCAGCGCGGCTTCCGCCTGGCTGCCACCCAGGATGCCCACTTCACAGAG AACCTGCTGCGGGtgggcagtgccctgctggaCACCAGCAACAAGCGGCACTGGGAGCTGATCCAGCAGACGGAggggggcacagcctggctgctcaaGCACTTCGAGGACTATGccagtgccctggcacagaacATGCCCCAGACCTACCTCAGCCCCTTCACCATCGTCACCCCCAACATCG TGGTGTCGGTGGTGCGGCTGGACAAGGGCAGCTTggcaggtgccaggctgccacGCTACGAGGCACTGCGGGGGGAGAAGCCTCCGGACCTGGAGACCACTGTGATCCTGCCCGACAGCGTCTTCCGGGCACCCGAGGGCAGGC ATCCCTCGGCTGGGCACGGGCAGCCACCTCAGGGCacaggtgggcaggaggaggaggctgaagaggcggaggaggaggaggaggaggaggtggcgcTGGTGACCCGGCAGAAGCGGCACCCGGCGCTGGGCGAGGGCCAGGCCATCGCCAGCCTCATCATCTACCGCACCCTGGCAGGGCTCCTGCCGCAGCACTACGACAGCGACAAGCGCAGCCTCAG GGTGCCCAAGCGCCCTGTCATCAACACCCCGGTGGTGAGCATCAGCGTGCACGCGGCGGGGGCAGGGGCACTGCGGGCACCGCTGCCCAAACCAATCACCCTCCAGTTCCGGCTGCTGGAGACGCAGGAACGCTCCAAACCCATCTGCGTCTTCTGGAACCACTCCCTGCT GGCGGGCGGCGCGGGCGGCTGGTCGGCGAGGGGCTGCGAAGTCGCCTTCCGCAACCGGAGCCATGTCAGCTGCCAGTGCCACCACCTCACCAGCTTCGCCGTACTCATGGACATCTCCCGCCGCGAG AATGGAGAgatcctgcccctggcagccctGACCTACGCCTCGCTGGgcgtggggctggcagggctgctcctggccGTGCTGGCCCTGGGGGGGCCCCGTGGCCCCCGTTCCAACCGCCATGGCATCCGCCGCCacgctgccactgccctgctgctggcacagctcgtCTTTCTGCTGGGCATCAACCAGGCTGACCTGCCG CTGGCGTGCACGGTGGTGGCCATCCTGCTGCAGTTCCTGTACCTGAGCGCCGTGGGCTGGGCgctgctggaggggctgcaTCTGTACCGGCGTCGCAGCGAGCCCCGCCACGTGGACCGCGGCCCCATGCGCTTCTACCAcgtgctgggctgggggctgcctgcCTTCATCACCG GGCTGGCGGTGGGGCTGGACCCCGAGGGCTACGGGAACCCTGACTTCTGCTGGCTCTCCATCCACGACTCGCTGGTCTGGAGCCTAGCCGGGCCCATCGCCGCCGCCGTCGCT atTGGCATCCTCTTCCTCGTGCTGGCCGCCAGGGCCACCTGTGCCACCCCGCAGGGCTTCGAGAAGAAGGGCACGGC CTCCGGGCTGCGGACGGCCGCGGCGGTgctggccctgcccagcctctcctggctgctggcGCTGCTGGCGGTCAACAGCGATGCGCTGCTGCTGCACTACCTGTTCGCCGTCTCCAACTGCCTGCAG GGTcctctcatcttcctcttctgcgTGGTGCTGAGCAAGGAGGTGCGGAGGAGCCTGCGGCTCAGCTGTGCCCGCACCCGCGGGCCCGATCCTGCGCTGGCCACCAAGTCCACCCTGACCCCT GCCTATGGCTGCGACAGCACCTAtgtggcagggaggctgtacccagcacccttgggtggCTCCACTggctccctgcccagcactggcaAGAGCCACCACAGCTACATCCCCTTTGTGCGGAG GGAGGACtcggggctggcaggcagccctgggcagcggGCACTGGCCGAGGCTGGAGGACTCTTCCTCGACGCCCAGGACCAGCCTGAGG AGCACGACTCGGACTCGGACAGTGACCTGTCGCTGGAGGAGGAGCACAGCTCCTTCggctccagcccctcctccGACAGCGCCGACGAGGCCGCCCCCGACGCCTGGGACCCCCTGCCCGCGCCCCCCCTGCCTTCCGCCCCCG GGCGCCCCTACTGGCCAGGGGAGTTCGTGACAACGGCGAGCGACAGCGAGGGCCCAGGGGGCACCGAGCTGCTGCGTGTGGAGGGACCCCCCCGGGGAGACCCCCCCCGGCCCAACGGCGAGACCCTGCCcccgctgctgcccctgccccaccccCACAAAG GCATCCTGAAGAAGAAGTCCCTGCCCCCCATCAGCGAGCGGGGCAGCACCCAGCGCCCCGGTGCCCCCCCCGGCTCCCctggcagtgagggcagcagggcggGGGGGGTGCCCGCGGCAGCCCCGGGGGGCGCTGTTGCCCCCCGGCCCCGGCAGAGCCTGCGGGAGCAGCTGCGGGGGGTGACGCCCATCGCCATGAGCATCCGGGCGGGCACCGCCGACGAGGACTCCTCCGGCTCCGA ATTTCTGTTTTTTAATTTCCTCCATTAA